The Streptomyces armeniacus genomic interval CCGCCTGGGAGGCGTTCGAACGCGCCGGCATCGACCCGGCCACGCTGCGCGGCAGCAACGCGGGCGTGTTCGTCGGCGCCGCCACCTCCGGCTACGGCGTCGGCGTCACCGACATCCCCGAAGACCTGCACGGCATGCTGCTCGTCGGCAACGCCACCTCCGTCGCGTCCGGCCGTATCGCCTACCACTTCGGGCTCGAAGGCCCCGCCGTGACCGTCGACACCGCGTGCTCGTCGTCGCTCGTCGCGCTGCACTGGGCGGCGCAGGCGCTGCGTACGCGCGAGTGCGACCTCGCGCTCGCGGGCGGTGTGGCCATCATGGCGTCGCCCGGCATGTTCTCCGAGTTCAGCAAGCAGCGCGGGCTCGCCGCCGACGGCCGCTGCAAACCGTTCTCCGACGACGCCGACGGCACCGGCTGGTCCGAGGGCGCCGGGCTGCTCCTCGTCGAACGGCTCGCGGACGCCCGCGCCAACGGCCACCAGGTGCTCGCCGTCCTCCGCGGGTCCGCCATCAACTCCGACGGCGCCAGCAACGGCATCACCGCCCCCAACGGCCCCTCGCAGCAGCGCGTCATCCGACAGGCCCTCGCCAACGCCGGTCTGGCGCCCGGCGACATCGACGCCGTCGAGGCGCACGGCACCGGTACGACCCTGGGCGACCCGATCGAGGCGCAGGCGCTGCTCGCCACGTACGGCAAGGAGAAGGACGGCGACCAGCCGCTGTGGCTCGGCTCCCTCAAGTCCAACTTCGGGCACACGCAGTCCGCCGCGGGCGTCGCCGGCATCATCAAGATGGTGATGGCCATGCGGCACGGGAAGCTGCCGCAGACCCTGCACGTCAGCGAGCCGTCCGGACACGTCGACTGGGACGCGGGCGCCGTACGGCTGCTCAGCGAGCCCCGTGACTGGCCCGAGCTGGACCGCCCGCGGCGGGCCGCGGTGTCCTCGTTCGGCATCAGCGGCACCAACGCGCACACCGTCATCGAGCAGCCCGAACCGGAACCCGAAGCGGAACCGGAAGCGGAGTCCGCGGCCGGTGACGGGGCCGAGGCCGACGCGGCGGCCGGGGCCGTGCCGCCGCTGCCCGCCGTACCGTGGCTGCTCTCCGCACGCAGCGAGGCCGCCCTGCGCGAGCAGGCCGCCCGGCTGCTGGCACGCCTCCGTGACGACACCGGCGTCCGCGCCCTCGACGTCGGCCACGCACTGGCCACCACCCGCGCCGCCTTCGAACACCGCGCCGTCATCGTCGCCGACGACGCCGACCGCGACGCCGTCCTCCGTGCCCTGGAGGCCCTCGCCGACCCCGACGAGACGGGCACACCGTCCGGCGTCGTCACCGGCCGTACGGTGCAGGGCGGCACCGCCCTGCTGTTCTCCGGCCAGGGCGCGCAGCGCGCCGGCATGGGACGCGAACTGTACGAGGCCTTCCCGGTGTTCGCCGCCGCCTTCGACGAGGTGTGCGCACACCTCGACGCGGAGCTGGACCGGCCGCTGCGGGATGTCGTCTTCGGTGACGACGCCGGGGCGCTGGACGCCACCGGCTACACACAGCCCGCCCTGTTCGCCGTAGAGGTCGCCCTGCACCGGCTGCTGACGCACTGGGGCCTCAAGGCCAAGTACCTGATGGGCCACTCGCTAGGTGAGCTCACCGCCGCGTACGTCGCAGGCGTCTGGTCGCTGCCCGACGCCTGCCGCCTCGTCGCCGCCCGCGGCCGCCTGATGCAGGCGCTGCCCGAGGGCGGGGCGATGGTCGCCGTACAGGCCACCGAGGCGGAGGTGCTGCCGCTGCTGGAAGGCCGCACGGGAGAGGTGTCGCTCGCCGCGCTCAACGGGCCGCGCTCCACCGTCGTCTCCGGCACCGAGGCCGCCGTCACCGCCGTCGCCGAGCACTTCCGCGGCCTGGACCGCAAGACCAGCCGGCTCACCGTCAGCCACGCGTTCCACTCGCCGCTGATGGACGCCATGCTGGACGACTTCCGGCAGGTCGCCGCGGCGGTCACGTACCACTCCCCGAAGACCCAGGTCGTCTCCAACCTCACCGGCGCCCCCGCCACCGAGGCCGAACTGACCTCCCCCGACTACTGGGTGCGGCACGTACGGCACGCCGTACGATTCGCCGACGGCGTGCACGCGCTCGCCGCCAAGGGCGTCACCCGCTTCGTCGAGGTCGGCCCCGACAGCACGCTCACCGCGATGGCGCAGAGCTGCCTCGCCGACGCGGAGGAGCGGGGCGACGACACCGTACGGGTGCCGGTCGCCACCCAGCGAAAGGACCGTCCGGAGGCCGCCGCGCTGTTCGCCGGGCTCGCGGGCGCGTACGCGTACGGGGCGCGGCTGGACTGGGCCGCTGTCTTCACCGGGCAGCGCGCCCGGCGCGTCGAGCTGCCCACCTACGCCTTCCAACGCCAGCCGTACTGGCTGAAGATGAGCGGCGCCGCCGCGCTCGGCGACGCCGCCGCGGCCGGTCTGGGCGCCGCCGACCACCCGCTGATCGGCGCCGTCGTACGCGTCGCGGACGGCGACCAAGTGCTGCTCACCGGGCGGCTGTCCACCGCAGCCCAGCCGTGGCTCGCGGACCACGCGATCTCCGGCACGGTGCTGCTGCCCGGCACGGCCTTCGTCGAACTCGCCGTACGCGCGGGTGACGAGGTCGGCTGCCCCCTCCTGGAGGACCTGACGCTCGAAGCGCCGCTGGTGCTCGGTGCCGGGGGCGGTGCCGGTTCCGGACCGGGCTCCGGCGGCGGGGGCGGCGTGCAGCTGCAGCTGGTCGTCGGGCCGCCGGACGCCGCCGGACGGCGCCCGCTGGACATCTACGCACGGCCCGAGGGCGACGACGCGGACGTGCCCTGGACGCGCCACGCGAGCGGCGCGCTGGCGCCGGCCGCGTCCGGTGCTCCGGGCGCGTCCGGTGCCGACCTGACGGCGTGGCCGCCGCCGGGCGCCGAACCCGTGCCCCTGGACGACTTCTACCCGCGCCTCGCCGAAGCCGGCTACCAGTACGGCGACGCCTTCCAGGGCCTGCGGGCGGCCTGGCGGCAGGGCGACGAGGTGTACGCCGAGGTCGCGCTCCCCGAGGAACAGCACGCCGCCACGGCGGGCTTCGGCCTGCACCCGGCGCTCCTGGACGCCGCACTGCACGGCCAGCTGGCCGGTACGGGCGACGGGAGCGGCGGCGTCGGCCTGCCGTTCGCGTGGCGCGGCGTCGCGCTGCACGCGGTGGGCGCGACGGAGCTGCGCGTACGGATCGCGCCGGGCGACGACGGGGCGGTGACCCTCGACCTGGCGGACGAGGAGGGCCGCCCGGTCGCGTCGGTCGGCACCCTGGTCTCCCGCGCGGTCTCGACCGACCAACTCCGCGCGGCGGAACCCCGCACGGACGACGCCCTGCACCGAGTCGCCTGGACGGACCTGGACACGACGCCCCAGCCAGCCGACCCGCCCCGCTGGCACGTCCTGCACGCTGCTGCGGCAGCAGCAAGTTCTTCCCGCCGCAACGGCGAGGACTCCCATGGTGAGGGTTCAGGGGGTACCTCCCCGGCCGTCAGGGCCGAGGGGGAGGGATCCGCGACGGCCGGTGGTGATGCGGCCGGACACGCGGCGTCGTCGCCGGGCGCCGTGGCGGCCGGAGAGTTGGCCGGGGTGCTTCTCGCGCACTCCGCCGCCGTCGGAGGGGCCGACGAGATCGGAGGGCTGCCCGCCGAGCCCGGCACCGTGCTGCTGCCGTGCAACGGCAGCAGCAACGGCAGCAGCGACGGCGCCGCAAGCGCCGAGAACGCCACCCGCGTCATGGCGACAGTCCAAGCGTGGCTGGACGACGACCGCTCCGCCCAGGCGCGGCTGGTCGTCGTCACCCGCGGGGCCGTCGCCGCCAGGCCGGGGGAGGGCGTCGACGCCCTCGCCGACGCCGCCGTATGGGGGCTGATCCGGTCCGCGCAGGAGGAGAACCCCGGGCGGCTCGTCCTCGTCGACCTCGACGGCACCGACGCCTCCCGAGACGCCCTCCCGGAGGCGCTCGCCCGCGCCGAGGCGGAGGGCGAGCCGCAGCTCGCCGTACGCGGCGGTGCCGTGCTCGTGCCGCGGCTCGCGCCCGCCCGTACGGGCGCCGCGCTGACCCCGCCGGAGGGCAGCGGCAGCTGGCTGCTCGCGCAGGGCGACGGCGGCACCCTCGAAGGGCTGGCGCTCGTGCCGCACCCGGCGGCCGGTGAGCCGCTCGCCGAGGGCGAGGTACGGGTCGCCGTGCACGCCGCGGGGCTCAACTTCCGCGACGTGCTGATCTCCCTCGGCATGTACCCGGGCGCCGCCAACATGGGCAACGAGGGTGCGGGCACCGTCCTCGAAGTCGGCCCCGGAGTCGAGGGCTTCGCGGTCGGCGACCGCGTGATGGGGCTCGTACCGGGCGCGTTCGGGCCCGTCGCGGTCGTGGACCGGCGGCTGATCGCCCGTATCCCGGAGGGGTGGACGTTCGAGCAGGCGGCGACGACCCCGATGGTGTTCCTCACCGCCTACTACGCGCTGTGCGACCTCGCCGCCCTGCGCGGCGGCGAGAGGATCCTCGTGCACGCCGCCGCGGGCGGCGTCGGAATGGCCGCCGTACAGGTCGCGCGGCATCTGGGCGCCGAGGTGTACGGCACGGCCAGCGAAGGCAAGTGGGACGTGCTGCGCGGCATGGGCCTGGACGCGGCGCACACGGCGTCGTCCCGGGACAGCGGCTTCGAGCAGGCGTTCCGGGAGGCGACCGGCGGCGACGGCGTGGACGTCGTCCTGGACGCGCTCGCCGGAGAACTCGTGGACGCCTCCCTGCGGTTGCTGCCGCGCGGCGGCCGGTTCCTGGAGATGGGCAAGACCGACATCCGCGATCCGGAGCAGGTCGCGCAGGCGCACGCCGGAGTCGCGTACCGGGCGTTCGACCTGTGGGAGGCCGGGCACGACCGGATCGGGGAGATGCTGGCGGAGCTGGCCGGGCTGTTCGAGGCGGGCAGCCTCGCGCCGCTCCCCGTACGGGCGTGGGACATCCGGCGGGCGCCCGAGGCGTTCCGTTTCATGTCGCAGGCCAAGCACACGGGCAAGCTGGTGCTGACCGTGCCGCAGGGCTGGGACCCGGAGGGCACGGTGCTCGTCACGGGCGGCACCGGCACTCTCGGCGGGCTCGTGGCGCGCCACCTGGTGACGCGGCACGGCGTGCGGCACCTGCTGCTCACCAGCCGGCGCGGCGAGGACGCCCCCGGCGCCGCCGAACTGGCCGCCGGGCTGCGCGAACTGGGCGCCGAGGTGACCGTGGCCGCGTGCGACGCGGCGGACCGTACGGCGCTGTCCGCGCTGCTCGACGGCGTCCCGGACGCGCACCCGCTGCGCGCCGTGGTGCACACGGCGGGCGTGCTGGACGACGGCATGTTCGGCTCGCTCACCGCGGAACGGCTGCGGGGCGTGCTCCGCCCGAAGGCGGACGCGGCGCTCAACCTGCACGAGCTGACGCTGGAGCGGGGCGACGACCTGACGGCGTTCGTGCTGTTCTCGTCCGTCGGCGGCATCCTCGGCGGCACCGGACAGGCCAACTACGCCGCCGCGAACACCGCACTGGACGCGCTCGCCCAGCACCGGCACGCGCGGGGCCTGCCCGCGACGTCACTCGCGTGGTCCCTGTGGGGCGAACACAGCGGCATCACGGGGCACTTGCGGGACGAGGACCTGGCGCGCATCGCCGCGTCCGGGCTGCCCGCGCTCAGCACCGAGCAGGCCCTGGCGCTGTTCGACGCGGCGCTGGCCGTGGACGAGCCACTGCTGGCGCCCGTACGGCTGGACCTGCCCGCGCTGCGCAAGCAGGCCGCCGCCGGGCGGCTCACGCCGATGCTGCGCGGCATGGTGCGGGTCGCCTCGCGGCGCACCGTCGCGGGCGGCGCCGGCGACGGCGGCACCGCGCTGGTGAAGCGGCTCACGGGGCTGACGGTGCCGGAGCAGGAGCGGCTGCTGCTGGAGACCGTACGGAAGCGTGCGGCGGCCGTCCTCGGCTACCCGGGCGCGGAGGCCGTCGGTGCCGACCAGGCGTTCAAGGACCTGGGCTTCGACTCGCTGACCGCCGTCGAGCTGCGCAACCAGCTCGGCGCCGCCACCGGGCTGCGGCTGTCCGCGACCCTCGTTTTCGACCACCCGCGCCCCACGGAGCTGGCGGGCTTCCTCCGCGGCGAACTCGTCGGCAGCGCCGAGGCGGTCGCCGAGACGGCGAGCACCGCGGCGGCCGACGACGATCCCGTGGTGATCGTCGGCATGGCCTGCCAGTACCCGGGCGGCGTCGAGTCCCCTGAGGACCTGTGGCGGCTGGTCGCGGAGGGCGGCGACGCGATCTCCGCGTTCCCCGCCGACCGCGGCTGGCAGCTGTCGGGGATGCCGGACGGGCAGGGCGGATTCCTGTACGGGGCGGGGCAGTTCGACCCGTCGCTGTTCGGCATCAGCCCCCGCGAGGCACTCGCCATGGACCCGCAGCAGCGGCTGCTGCTGGAGACGTCCTGGGAGGTCTTCGAGCGCACGGGCATCGATCCGGCGTCCGTGAAGGGCAGCCGTACGGGTGTGTTCGTCGGCGCCATGGGCTCCGGCTACGCGTCCGGGCTGACGACGATCCCGGACGGCATGGAGGGCTACATCGGGACCGGTGTGTCCGGCAGCGTCATCTCCGGCCGGGTCGCGTACACCTTCGGGCTGGAGGGCCCGGCGGTCACCGTCGACACGGCCTGCTCGTCGTCGCTCGTCGCGCTGCACATGGCGGCGCAGTCGCTGCGCCAGGGCGAGTGCACGATGGCGCTCGCGGGCGGTGTGACGGTGATGGCGACGCCGGGCACCTTCGGCGAGTTCAGCAAGCAGAGCGGGCTGGCGGCCGACTGGCGCTGCAAGGCGTTCTCCGCCGACGCGGACGGTACGAGCTTCTCCGAGGGCGTCGGAGTGCTCCTGCTGGAGCGCCGTTCGGACGCCGAACGCGCCGGGCACCGCGTGCTCGCCGTGCTGCGCGGCTCCGCCGTCAACCAGGACGGCGCGTCGAACGGGCTCACCGCGCCCAGCGGCAAGTCCCAGCAGCGCGCCATCCGTTCCGCGCTGTCCGCCGCCCGGCTGTCCCCCGCCGACGTGGACGCCATGGAGGCGCACGGCACCGGCACCTCACTCGGCGACCCGATCGAGGCGCAGGCGCTGCTCGCGACGTACGGGCAGGGGCGCGACGAGGACCGGCCGCTGTGGCTGGGTTCGGCGAAGTCGAACCTGGGGCACACGCAGGCCGCGGCCGGCGCCGCCGGAGTCATCAAGATGGTCATGGCGATGCGGCACGAGGAGCTGCCCCGTACGCTGCACGCCGACGTGCCGTCCCCGCACATCGACTGGACGTCGGGCCGCGTCGAGCTGCTGACGGAGCCCCGGCCGTGGCCGCGCGGCGAACGGCCGCGCCGGGCCGGCGTGTCCTCGTTCGGCATCAGCGGCACCAACGCGCACGTGGTGCTGGAGGAGGGCGCCGCGCCCGCCGCGGAGCCCGCCGCGCCCGAGGGCGCCGCCCCGGAGGGGCCCGTCGCGCTGCCCGTGTACGGGCGGACCGCGGACGCCCTGCGCGACCAGGCGAAGCGCCTCTGGGCGCACCTCACCGCACAGCACGAGGCGCCCTCCCTGCGCGACCTCGGCCACTCGCTGGCCACCACCCGTACGGCGCTGGAGCACCGCGCCGTGGTCGTCGCCGACGGCCACCAGGAGTTCCTGGACGCCCTCGGCGCCCTCGCCCAGGGCGACGCGGCGGACGCGGCGCAGCTCGTACGGGGCGAGAGCACCGGCGGCCGTACGGCCTTCCTGTTCAGCGGCCAGGGCGCGCAGCGCCCCGGCATGGGCCGGGAGCTGTACGAGCGGTTCCCCGTGTACGCGCGGGCCTTCGACGAGGCGTGCGGCGAACTCGACCGGCACCTGGCGGAGCTGGGCGGCCCGGCGCTGCGCGACGCCGTGTTCGCGCCCGCCGGCTCGGAAGAGGCGGCGCTGCTGGACCGTACGGCGTGGACGCAGGCGTCGCTGTTCGCCGTCGAGACGGCGCTGCACGCGCTCGTACGCTCCTGGGACGTGCATCCGGATGTGCTCATCGGCCACTCCGTCGGCGGCCTGACCGCCGCGCACGCCGCGGGGGTGCTGACCCTGGCGGACGCGTGCGCGCTGGTCGCCGCGCGCGGCCGGCTGATGCAGGCGCTGCCGGAGGGCGGCGCGATGACCGCCGTACAGGCCACCGAGGCGGAGGTGCTTGAGCGGCTCGCCGGGCACGAGGACCGCGCGGCCGTCGCCGCCGTCAACGGCCCCGCGTCCGTGGTCGTCTCCGGCGACGAGGACGTCGTCGAGGCGGTCGCCGCGCACTTCGCGGAGGAGGGCCGCAAGACGACGCGGCTGCGTGTCAGCCACGCCTTCCACTCGCCGCGCATGGACGCGATGCTGGAGGACTTCGCGGAGGTCGCGCGGGGCGTGCGGTTCACACCGCCGGCCGTGCCCGTCGTCTCCGATCTGACCGGCGCGCAGGCCACCGACGAGGAGCTGTGCTCGCCCGACTACTGGGTGCGGCACGCGCGGCACGCCGTACGGTTCTGCGACGGCGTCCGCACGCTGGAGGCGGACGGCGTACGGGCGTTCGTGGAGCTCGGCCCGGACAGCGCGCTGACCGCGATGGCCCTGGACAGCCTGAGCGGCCCGTCCACCGCCACCGTCGCCGTACCGCTGCTGCGCCGGGACCGGCCCGAGGTGCGTACGGCACTGCTGGCCGCGGGCGCGCTGCACGCGCACGGTGCGGGCGGCGACCTGTCGACGCTGTACGGGGAGGGCGCGCGCCGAGTGGAGCTGCCCACGTACGCGTTCCAGCGGCGCCGCTTCTGGCTGGAGCCCGGCGAGGGCGCCGCACCGGCCGCCGGTACGGGCAGCGCCGCGGACGACGCCTTCTGGGCGGCCGTCGAGCAGTCCGACCTGGACGGGCTCGCCGCCCGGCTGGAACTGGACGGCGACGCGCGGCTCAGCGAAGTGCTGCCCGCACTGTCGTCATGGCGCCGCCGCGAGGAGGACCGTACGGCGCTCAACTCCTGGCGCTACCACGTCAACTGGCGCCCGGCGGGCGGCTCCGCCGCCGCGTCCGTCACCGGTACGTGGCTGCTTCCGCTGCCGTCCGCGCTGGAAGGCGACGCCTGGGCCGAAGCGGTCGCCGGTGCGCTCACGGCGCACGGCGCGCGGGTCGTGCCGGTGCCGCTGGACACCGCCGACCCGGCCGCCCTGGACCGTACGGCGCTGGCCGAGCGGCTCCGTACGGTGACCGACGAGCACGGGGCCGCCGCGGGCGTCCTGTCGCTGCTCGCCGCGGCACCGGACGCGGATTCCGCAGCGGCCGTGCCGGCCGGACTGGCCGCCACCACCGCCCTCCTGCAGGCACTGTCGGACCTCGGCGGCGACGCGCCCCTGTGGTGCGCCACCCGAGGGGCGGTCGCCGTCCACCCGCAGGAGGACGTGGCCGCGCCCGAACAGGCCGCCGTGTGGGGCCTGGGCCGCGTGGCCGCACTCGAACACCCCCGCCTGTGGGGCGGCCTGATCGATGTCCCGGCCGAGTTCGACGCCCGCGCGGGCGAACGCCTCTGCACCGTCCTCGACGGCGGGCGGGCGCAGAGCGCACAGGGCGCCGACGCGGAGGACCAGACGGCCGTACGGTCCTCGGGTCTCTTCGTCCGCAGGCTCGAGCACGCCGGGCAACCGGACGCCTCAGGCGCCCGCGAGCCCGACGGCTCCGACTGGAAGTGCTCCGGCACCGTCCTCGTCACCGGCGGCACCGGCGCGCTCGGCGCACACGTGGCGCGCTGGCTCGCCGAACACGGCGCCGAGCACCTGGTGCTCGTCAGCCGGCGCGGCCCGGACGCCGACGGCAGCGCCGAGCTGGAGGCCGAACTCACCGCATCCGGCGTCCGCGTGACGCTCGCCGCGTGCGACGCCGCCGACCGTACGGCGCTCGCCGCGCTGCTCGCCGAGCACCCGGTGGACGCCGTGGTGCACGCGGCGGGCGTGCTCGACGACGGCCCGATCGACGGGCTCACGCCCGGCAGCCTCGCCGCCGTACTGCGCCCCAAGCAGGCCGCCGCGCGGAACCTGCACGAGCTGACGCGCGGCCAGGACCTGTCCGCGTTCGTGCTGTTCTCCTCGATCGCCGGCTCGATCGGCTCCCTCGGGCAGGCCAACTACGCCGCGGCCAACGCGTACCTGGACGCGCTCGCCCAGCAGCGCCGCGCCCAGGGGCTGCCCGCCACCACCGTGTCCTGGGGCCCGTGGGCAGGCAGCGGCATGGCCGTCGACCCGAAGGTCGCCGAACGGATGCGGCGCGGCGGCGCGCACCCGCTGGACCCGGACCGCGCGCTCGCCGCGCTCGCCGGAATCCTGCGCCGCGGCGAGACGGCGGCGACCGTCGCCGACGTCGACTGGCGGCTGTTCGCGCCCGGACTGACCGCGCTGCGGCCCAGCCCGCTGCTGTCCGGGCTGCCGGAGGTCGCCGCGCTCGGCGCCCAGGCGGCGCCGCAGGAGGCCGACGCGGGCGGCGCGAAACTGCGCGCCGAACTCGCCGCGCTCGGCGCCGACGAGCAGGAGCGGACGCTGACGCAGCTGGTCCGTACGCAGGTCGCCGGGGTGCTGGGGCACTCGGGGCTGGACGAGATCGGGCCCGACCGCCCGTTCAACGCGCTCGGCTTCGACTCCCTGATGGCCGTCGAACTGCGCAACCGGCTCGGCCTCGCCACCGGCCTGCAACTGCCCGCCACGCTGCTGTTCGACCACCCGACGGCACGCGAACTGGCCACGCACCTGCGCGGGCAGCTGGTGGTCCCGGACACCGGAAGCGCGCCCGTACTCGCCGAACTCGACCGGCTGGAACAGGCACTCGCGGCGGTGCCGGACGACGACACGCAGCGCTCCCGTATCGGCGCCCGCCTGCGGTCGCTGACGGCCCGGTGGAACGGCACGGACGGCACCGACGACAAGGCGGACGGCACCCGCGAGGACACCCGCGACGTCAGCGAACGGATCAGCTCCGCCGGAGCGGACGAGATCTTCGACTTCATCGAGAACGACCTCGGGATCTCGTGACCGGCCGCGGGCCGCACGGGCGAGAGGGACACACAGGAGCGGGAATGGGCGACGAAGAGAAGATCCTCGACTACCTCCGGAAGGTCACCGCCGACCTTCACCAGACGCGTCAGCGGCTCCAGGCCGCCGAGGCGAAGAACCGGGAGCCGGTCGCGATCGTCTCCATCGGCTGCCGCT includes:
- a CDS encoding type I polyketide synthase; the protein is MADDDKYLEYLKRVTAELRDTKRQLREAEEKDAEPLAIVAMSCRYPGGVRSPEDLWRVVAEGGDAISEFPTDRGWDLEAGYDPDPDNPGTFYAREGGFLHDASEFDPAFFGMSPREALATDPQQRLLLETAWEAFERAGIDPATLRGSNAGVFVGAATSGYGVGVTDIPEDLHGMLLVGNATSVASGRIAYHFGLEGPAVTVDTACSSSLVALHWAAQALRTRECDLALAGGVAIMASPGMFSEFSKQRGLAADGRCKPFSDDADGTGWSEGAGLLLVERLADARANGHQVLAVLRGSAINSDGASNGITAPNGPSQQRVIRQALANAGLAPGDIDAVEAHGTGTTLGDPIEAQALLATYGKEKDGDQPLWLGSLKSNFGHTQSAAGVAGIIKMVMAMRHGKLPQTLHVSEPSGHVDWDAGAVRLLSEPRDWPELDRPRRAAVSSFGISGTNAHTVIEQPEPEPEAEPEAESAAGDGAEADAAAGAVPPLPAVPWLLSARSEAALREQAARLLARLRDDTGVRALDVGHALATTRAAFEHRAVIVADDADRDAVLRALEALADPDETGTPSGVVTGRTVQGGTALLFSGQGAQRAGMGRELYEAFPVFAAAFDEVCAHLDAELDRPLRDVVFGDDAGALDATGYTQPALFAVEVALHRLLTHWGLKAKYLMGHSLGELTAAYVAGVWSLPDACRLVAARGRLMQALPEGGAMVAVQATEAEVLPLLEGRTGEVSLAALNGPRSTVVSGTEAAVTAVAEHFRGLDRKTSRLTVSHAFHSPLMDAMLDDFRQVAAAVTYHSPKTQVVSNLTGAPATEAELTSPDYWVRHVRHAVRFADGVHALAAKGVTRFVEVGPDSTLTAMAQSCLADAEERGDDTVRVPVATQRKDRPEAAALFAGLAGAYAYGARLDWAAVFTGQRARRVELPTYAFQRQPYWLKMSGAAALGDAAAAGLGAADHPLIGAVVRVADGDQVLLTGRLSTAAQPWLADHAISGTVLLPGTAFVELAVRAGDEVGCPLLEDLTLEAPLVLGAGGGAGSGPGSGGGGGVQLQLVVGPPDAAGRRPLDIYARPEGDDADVPWTRHASGALAPAASGAPGASGADLTAWPPPGAEPVPLDDFYPRLAEAGYQYGDAFQGLRAAWRQGDEVYAEVALPEEQHAATAGFGLHPALLDAALHGQLAGTGDGSGGVGLPFAWRGVALHAVGATELRVRIAPGDDGAVTLDLADEEGRPVASVGTLVSRAVSTDQLRAAEPRTDDALHRVAWTDLDTTPQPADPPRWHVLHAAAAAASSSRRNGEDSHGEGSGGTSPAVRAEGEGSATAGGDAAGHAASSPGAVAAGELAGVLLAHSAAVGGADEIGGLPAEPGTVLLPCNGSSNGSSDGAASAENATRVMATVQAWLDDDRSAQARLVVVTRGAVAARPGEGVDALADAAVWGLIRSAQEENPGRLVLVDLDGTDASRDALPEALARAEAEGEPQLAVRGGAVLVPRLAPARTGAALTPPEGSGSWLLAQGDGGTLEGLALVPHPAAGEPLAEGEVRVAVHAAGLNFRDVLISLGMYPGAANMGNEGAGTVLEVGPGVEGFAVGDRVMGLVPGAFGPVAVVDRRLIARIPEGWTFEQAATTPMVFLTAYYALCDLAALRGGERILVHAAAGGVGMAAVQVARHLGAEVYGTASEGKWDVLRGMGLDAAHTASSRDSGFEQAFREATGGDGVDVVLDALAGELVDASLRLLPRGGRFLEMGKTDIRDPEQVAQAHAGVAYRAFDLWEAGHDRIGEMLAELAGLFEAGSLAPLPVRAWDIRRAPEAFRFMSQAKHTGKLVLTVPQGWDPEGTVLVTGGTGTLGGLVARHLVTRHGVRHLLLTSRRGEDAPGAAELAAGLRELGAEVTVAACDAADRTALSALLDGVPDAHPLRAVVHTAGVLDDGMFGSLTAERLRGVLRPKADAALNLHELTLERGDDLTAFVLFSSVGGILGGTGQANYAAANTALDALAQHRHARGLPATSLAWSLWGEHSGITGHLRDEDLARIAASGLPALSTEQALALFDAALAVDEPLLAPVRLDLPALRKQAAAGRLTPMLRGMVRVASRRTVAGGAGDGGTALVKRLTGLTVPEQERLLLETVRKRAAAVLGYPGAEAVGADQAFKDLGFDSLTAVELRNQLGAATGLRLSATLVFDHPRPTELAGFLRGELVGSAEAVAETASTAAADDDPVVIVGMACQYPGGVESPEDLWRLVAEGGDAISAFPADRGWQLSGMPDGQGGFLYGAGQFDPSLFGISPREALAMDPQQRLLLETSWEVFERTGIDPASVKGSRTGVFVGAMGSGYASGLTTIPDGMEGYIGTGVSGSVISGRVAYTFGLEGPAVTVDTACSSSLVALHMAAQSLRQGECTMALAGGVTVMATPGTFGEFSKQSGLAADWRCKAFSADADGTSFSEGVGVLLLERRSDAERAGHRVLAVLRGSAVNQDGASNGLTAPSGKSQQRAIRSALSAARLSPADVDAMEAHGTGTSLGDPIEAQALLATYGQGRDEDRPLWLGSAKSNLGHTQAAAGAAGVIKMVMAMRHEELPRTLHADVPSPHIDWTSGRVELLTEPRPWPRGERPRRAGVSSFGISGTNAHVVLEEGAAPAAEPAAPEGAAPEGPVALPVYGRTADALRDQAKRLWAHLTAQHEAPSLRDLGHSLATTRTALEHRAVVVADGHQEFLDALGALAQGDAADAAQLVRGESTGGRTAFLFSGQGAQRPGMGRELYERFPVYARAFDEACGELDRHLAELGGPALRDAVFAPAGSEEAALLDRTAWTQASLFAVETALHALVRSWDVHPDVLIGHSVGGLTAAHAAGVLTLADACALVAARGRLMQALPEGGAMTAVQATEAEVLERLAGHEDRAAVAAVNGPASVVVSGDEDVVEAVAAHFAEEGRKTTRLRVSHAFHSPRMDAMLEDFAEVARGVRFTPPAVPVVSDLTGAQATDEELCSPDYWVRHARHAVRFCDGVRTLEADGVRAFVELGPDSALTAMALDSLSGPSTATVAVPLLRRDRPEVRTALLAAGALHAHGAGGDLSTLYGEGARRVELPTYAFQRRRFWLEPGEGAAPAAGTGSAADDAFWAAVEQSDLDGLAARLELDGDARLSEVLPALSSWRRREEDRTALNSWRYHVNWRPAGGSAAASVTGTWLLPLPSALEGDAWAEAVAGALTAHGARVVPVPLDTADPAALDRTALAERLRTVTDEHGAAAGVLSLLAAAPDADSAAAVPAGLAATTALLQALSDLGGDAPLWCATRGAVAVHPQEDVAAPEQAAVWGLGRVAALEHPRLWGGLIDVPAEFDARAGERLCTVLDGGRAQSAQGADAEDQTAVRSSGLFVRRLEHAGQPDASGAREPDGSDWKCSGTVLVTGGTGALGAHVARWLAEHGAEHLVLVSRRGPDADGSAELEAELTASGVRVTLAACDAADRTALAALLAEHPVDAVVHAAGVLDDGPIDGLTPGSLAAVLRPKQAAARNLHELTRGQDLSAFVLFSSIAGSIGSLGQANYAAANAYLDALAQQRRAQGLPATTVSWGPWAGSGMAVDPKVAERMRRGGAHPLDPDRALAALAGILRRGETAATVADVDWRLFAPGLTALRPSPLLSGLPEVAALGAQAAPQEADAGGAKLRAELAALGADEQERTLTQLVRTQVAGVLGHSGLDEIGPDRPFNALGFDSLMAVELRNRLGLATGLQLPATLLFDHPTARELATHLRGQLVVPDTGSAPVLAELDRLEQALAAVPDDDTQRSRIGARLRSLTARWNGTDGTDDKADGTREDTRDVSERISSAGADEIFDFIENDLGIS